AATCGCATGGCTCACACTGGAAGTTCTCCCACTGGGCAGGAAAACCAAATCGATCACCCTTTGCATGCTCGCCATTCTGTCAATGTGCCCGGTGATGGGATTGAATTACACACTCATTCGCTTCCTGGCTCCCTTCTCTACGCTCCTATTTGCTTCGCGGATAAAGAATCCATCCCTCGTTGCATTGGCATTCTTCTTGGGCGAGGCCCTGCAACTCGGTATCTCATCTGAGGTGGGCTTCGCGTTTGCTGCTGGAGCCTGCTTCTATGCGAACTGCATGATTGCCAAACACGGCCCTGCTTGGATTCCCGCTCTCGTCGCTCCGCTGCTGGCAGGGGTCGCATTTCTTTTCCTCGCAGGTCCCCATTACCTCGAGTCAATGCGGAAGTATTCCCATGGCGACTACAACCTCATCGTTGAGCCGCTGGGCTACATCATTCTCTTCTTGATCGCAACATTGTGGCTAGTCCCGCGCATGCTGGCAGGCGCATTCCGGCAGCGACGGCCGGAGGCCGTGCTGCTTGCAAGTTTGTTCGTGGTCTCGCTCGGATTTGTACCGCCTGCCTTCGGTCTCTGCGATCCGCTCCATGTCTTCTTCAATGGCGCGGGAATTTTCGTCCTTGCATCGGTAGCGATCGGTGGATACTCCCGGCGCATCCGTCAATTATGGTTCTTTTGTTTTGCCTGTTCTTTGATGTGGATGCAGTTTGTAAATTTTATGCTTCGCCCTGATGTAAAGCAGGCAGTGGGATTTGCCCCCGGGGCGTCCGAACAGAAAAACTGGATCGACGTCGCTAAGCTTGAGTCGATAGTCGGAGATGCAAAAATTTCCGTGCCATTTTGGGTACCGCTCGGCGTCGAAAACGAGTTGAAGCGAAGCGGCCATTTCTTACCAGATCGCGAAAGCTTTAATCTGCTCGTAACAAATCCGGATGCGGAAAAAGCGCGAATGGCCCGTATGGACCGCGCTCAATGGGCCCTGATCCCTGCGAAGGATTTTCTAATCAAAGAAACCGTATCGAACACATCCCGGATACTTGGGATTGGCTACAACTTTTATCCGATTCGCCGCCAACCATACGTGTATGGCGCAATTCTGCTCAACGAACTCCAAACGCATTGGACCCCCGTGGCCTCGGTCGGGGACTGGATTGTCTATCGCCAGAACGCCCAAAAGGGTCAATCCTTCGACCCGTGAGAATGCCCGTGAGTTCGGCCCAGCCCAACGCCTTGAAGGCATCCCCACCCTCTCGCCCGACACCTGGCGCCATCATCCTCTTCCTCGTCTTCTCCTTCATCACCCTCACCATCGGCATCATGGCCCTGCCGCGCGCTGGCCGTCTCTATGACTTCCGCGCCTTCTACGGCGCCGGCTGGCTTCTCCTCCACAACCCGCACCAACTCTTTAGCCTCTCCCTCCAGGAGACCGTCCAGAACGCCATCGTCTGTCCCATGTGGCGCGGCGTTCCCTTCTACCACCCGGCGTATGAGGCCCTCCTCTATGCGCCTCTCACTCTGCTCTCCTATCGCCACGCCTACATCGTCTTCGCCGTACTCAATCTGCTTCTGCTCGCCCTCTGCTACACGCTCGCGCCTCGGTCCGCCGACCCGCGCATCGCCAGAATCCCGCGCCCGCTCCTCTTCTCCCTCTGCTTCCCTGCCTTCATGGGCATCGCCGAAGGTCAGGACTCGATCGTCTTCTTCCTCCTCATTTGCCTTCTCTGGCGAGCGCTCGCCTCCACGCGCGACCGCACCGCGGGCATACTGCTCGCGCTCGCCCTTTTCAAGGTCCAAATCGCTCTCGCGCTGCTCGTCTTCCTCGCGATCTACCTGCCCACACCCCGTCGAGTCCGCCTGCTTCTCTCCTTCCTTCCTTCCGCCGCCGCGGTCGCGCTCACCTGCCTCCTCATCACCGGTTCGCGCGGCATGGCAGCGTGGTTCCGTCTCATCGCCTCATCCTCCGTCGCCTCTCACCTGGACCACCACGCGCAATCCATCATCGCGGTCTACCCCAGGGCCATGCCGACGCTGAACGGCCTGCTCTACGTTTGCGGCGCACGCCTGCTTCCAGCACGCGCCTCTCTAGCGCTCGATCTCCTTCTGTCCGCCATCGTCTTTGCGCTCGCGGTCTATCTCTGCCGCACCGCCAGCAGCCTCGCCGTCGCCTTCTGCGCCACGCTCGCCGCCGCGATCCTCCTCGCCCCCCACCTCTTTCTCTACGACTACGTTTTGCTCCTCCTCCCTATCCTCCTGCTCACGCAACCTCATCAGCCACTCCTGACCGCGCTCTTCTACGTCCTCAACTACGCTCTTTTCGCCATCGGAGGAATCGATTGGTTCGCGTTCATGGCTCTAGTTCCGGTCGCCTTTCTCACCTCACTCCTCCTCACAGAACGTTCTCACCGCCTCCACCATCCCGTTCCGGAAAAAGTGACCCCCCACCCGTTAACTGCCCTGTAATCAAGATTTTGCCTATAAGCTGTTTGTTTTCAATATTTTGACAAGGAGGCGTTATACAAAACCTTTGCAATCAGTATTTTGCGCAAAAACCCGGGGGGAGGGGTACCCGTCACCGCAAAAATGTATCCTCAGATGCAGCACTTATGCTCGACATCGTTCGCCGCCAGCTCCAGCAATCCCTCGACACGCTGACCAGGGTCCTCCACGACGAATCGGTCCACAAGTCCGTCCTTGAAGCCGCGCGCGTCACCGCCGAGGCCATGAAGAATGGCCACAAGCTTCTCGTCTGCGGCAACGGCGGCAGCGCCGCCGACACTCAGCACGTCGTCGCCGAGCTCGTCGTCCGCCTCACCGTTGACCGTCCCGCGCTTCGCGCCATCGCCCTCACCACCGACAGCTCCATCTTCACCGCCATCGGCAACGACTACGGCTTCGAGCACATCTTCTCCCGCCAGGTCGAAGCTCTCGGCCAGCCCGGCGATGTCCTGCTCGCCATCTCCACCTCGGGCAACTCCCCCAACTGCATCCGCGCCCTCGAGACGGCCCGCTCCATTGGCCTCACCACCGTCGCCTTCACCGGCTGCTCCGGCGGCAAGATGGCCCCCCTCGCCGGCATCAACGTCATCGTCCCCTGCAACGTCACCATGAACATCCAGGAGTCGCAGCTCGCCCTGGAGCACATCTTCTGCATGCTCGTCGAGCGCTGCTACTTCGGTCCTGACTTCGTCGGCTAGTCCGCGCTCACCACAGCCTCTGTACTGACCGCGCGCGCCGCCAGCGGCAGCTGCACGATCAGTCGCGCGCCGCCACCTTCATGGTTCTCCGCCCGAACCGATCCTCCGTGTGCCCCCGCCACCGCCTGCACAAACGCCAACCCCAGCCCATACCCCCGCGACGCGCTCCCCCTCACCCCCTGCTTGAACAGCTCGCTCTCAATCTCCGGCGAGAACCCCGGCCCGTCATCCTCCACCACAATTTCTGCAAACTCCCCCGCCGCACGCAGCGCAATCGATACCGTCCGCGAAGGCGGCAGATGTTTCATCTCGTTGTCCAGCAGATTCGCCACCATCCGGTGCACCAGCGCAGCGTCAGCCATTACCTCCAGCGGCTGCCCTGCGGAAAACTCCAGCCGCAGTCCCCTGTCGCTCATGCACGGCCGGTACAGCTCAATCATCCCGTCAAGCAACTGCTCAAGGTCGACACGCTCCGCTTCCAGCCGCAGTGCATGCGCCTGCGCCTCCGCCACATCCAGCGACTGATTCAGAATCTCCGTCAGCCGATCAATCTCATTGATCGCGCGCTCAATCGACTCCGCATCCTGCTCCTGCACATCGCGCGTCAGCACAATCTCCAGCCGCGCACGAATCGCCGTCAGCGGGCTGCGAAGATCATGCGCCAGCGAGTTTGTAATCGTGTGCAACTGGTGCACCGACTGCTCAATCCGCTCCAGCATCCGGTTCAGCGTCGAAGACAGTTGCGCAATCTCATCGTTCCATCCGCTCGTGGGCACGCGGCGGCTCAGGTCTGACTCCCCGATATGCGCCGCAACCTCACTGATCCTGCGCACATCGCCCAGCATCCGCCGCGTGGTGTAGAAGATGATCGCAAACCCCAGCAGCACACACAGCGCCCACAGCTTCATGAAGTGCTCGCGCATCTGGTGCAGCACGTGCAACTCATCCCGCTCGGAGAGCCCAAGGTAGACATGACTGCCGTCCGGGATCACCACCTCGGCCACGCGAAATGGAACCTTTATGTCCGCCACGTGCAGATCGAACGGCGTATCCGGCTGCGCATTCACACCGCGGATAGCGTTCAGATACGGCCTGCCATCTCCATCACCGGCCCACAGCACCGGCGCACCGTCAGCCCCGGTTTGCAGAAAGAACACCGGAGCCGTCTGCAGCTCGCCGGGACGCGGCGGTCGATTTGGAACTTCACGGCTAGCGAGCTCCGCCATCTCGCCTACCACTCGGCCATACAGCGCGTTCTTCGGAGTGCGCTCCGCCACATCGCTCAGCGTCTCCACCTCGCCGGAGATCCATGCGTCGGTCCTTCGCTGAATATCCTTCGCCACAAACGAGTGCAGCGACATGAAGATGATTAGCGTGCCGCACGCAAACGCAACCGTTCCCCACAGCGAGATCCGCCAGGCCGCGCTGTGAACGCGTGAGGATTTTCCCTGAGGCTGCAACCCGGAGCCGGCATCGTTCGGGCCGTTTTCCAGCGAAGAAAACGGCTTCGCGTTCTTCCTCGAAGGGCGAGGTGTCAGGGAAAATCCTTTACCGGTCGCGGAGGACATACCCCACACCTCGCAGCGTGCGGATCAGCGGCGGCAATCCCTCGGCGTCTACCTTGCCGCGCAGACGATAGATATGCACATCCACCACATTCGTCGCCGGCTGAATCCGCATGCCCCACACCTTATCCAAAATCATCGATCGCGTCACCACTCGCCCCGGATTGCGGCACAGATATTCCAGCAGCGTGAACTCCTGCGGCGTGAGGTTCAGCACCCGCTCACCGCGGATCGCCTCGCGTCGCAGCAAGTCCAGCTCGAGGTCCAGCACACGCAGCCGCGTAGCCTCCGTCGCAGGCAAGTTGCGCTTCAGCAGATTGCGCAACCTGGCCATCAATTCCGCCAGCGCAAACGGCTTCGTCAGGTAGTCGTCGCCGCCTTGCTCCAATCCGAGCACGCGGTCATCCACAGTCCGCCGCGCCGACAGAATCATCACCGGCGCATTCACTCCCATCTGACGCAGACGCATGATCAACGCCATGCCATCCTGATCCGGCAGGCCCAGGTCCACGATCAGCGCATCGTGGCGGCTCTCCATCGCCAGGCGCTCGGCTGTCTTTGCGTCACCGGCCGCATCCACGTGATAGCCCGCTTCTGTCAACGCGTTGCGCAGGAACGTCTGTATTTCGAGATCGTCTTCCACTAACAACAACTGCATGTCGCGATGTTAGTGCATCTCGTCGCGTGCTTGAACAATCCAACGGCACGCGTGCAAATTTCAGCGCATGAAAGATGAACATCGCGTCATTTGTACGTTTTTCGCAGGTCATCTCTAACCCTTATAACCAGGTACACGTGGCGCACACATCCGCGTCTCACCCATCGAGGCCCCACCGCATGCTGCTCTCCCGGCTCCGTCGCACCTTGTCCTTGTCCCTTGTTGCGGTTCTCGGATTCTTCGCTTCCGCACACCTCGCGCCGGCGCAGACCTACTCCAGTTCTGACACGACCCAGATCAGCAGCGCGGCGTTGCCCGATGCGCCCTCCGCAATCCAGGCGCAGGAGCAGCAACAACAACAGCAACAGCCCACATCGCAGCAGCCGCAGCAACAGCCACCGGCGCAGAATCCCGCCGCGCCCTCGCTTAGCGACCTCGGCCTATCGCCCGCGCAGACTGCGCCCGACCCCGCTCTGCAGGCGCGCCTCGACCGCCATACGCAGATGCTGAAGATTCACCAGAAGCTCGGCCTGCTTACGCTGATCCCGATGGCTGCCGCCGTCATCAGCTCCGGCGGAGCGACAGCCGGACACAACGGCGCGCCCGGCACTACAACCACCGGCGGCGGCCCCACCACCAGCCGCGACCTGCACGCCGCGCTCGGCGGCCTCACCGTCGCCATGTACGGAACAACAGCCTACTTCGCGATCGCCGCGCCGAAGATCCCCGAAGGCCATGTCAAAGGCGGCATCAAGGTGCACAAGTACCTCGTCTGGATTCACGGCCCCGGCATGGTTCTCACGCCCATCCTCGGAGCCATGGCCTTCAACCAGCTCAACAACGGCGAGAAGGTGCACGGTATCGCCTCCGCACACGCCGCGGTCGCCTGGACCACAGTCATCTCGTACAGCGCAGCGATCGTCGCTGTCTCCTGGCCCATCAAGCTCTAACCCTCAAAGGTGTTCATGAAGCTCGTTCGTCTCGCTGCTCTCTTTTTGCTGTCCCCACTCGCGCTGGCACAATCGCCGCAAACCTTCGTCCTCACTCAGTCTTCGCTTACGTATCACATGGTCCACCCGGTCCATACGGTGGACGGCACAAGCCACGCCGCGCGCGGCAAGGGTGTCTGCGGCAACGGCGTGTGCGACTTCCTCGTCGCCGCGCCTGTGAAGTCTTTCGACTCCGGTGACACCAACCGTGACGAGCACATGATCCAGGTCACACGCGGCGCCGAGTTCCCCATAGTCACGGTGCGCTTCCGCATTCCCGAGTCCGCCATCAATTCGGCCACGCTTGATTGCGATCTCGAGGTCAACTTCGCCGGCAACACCGCGCACTACACGCACGTGCCGTTTCAGCAGACGATCCAGGGCAACACGCACCACATCACCGGCAGCGTTCCGGCCACACTCACCGACTTCAAAATCCCGGCGCCGTCGTTCCTCACCGTGCCCATCAAGAACGAGATCCCGGTCAAAGTCGATACCACCTGGCAGCGGCAGTAATTACTTCGCGCTGGCCACTGACATTGGTGGCGTCGATCGAATAGGCACCATGCGCACGACCTGGTCCGCGCCCAACAACGCTACCTTTGAGCCGGAGTCTACAAAGGCCGCGAAGCGCAGTGGCGTGCCCATCTCCGCATGAGCCAGTTCCTTGCCCGACGCGTCGTATACCACGGCCTCGTCCTCGCGATTTCGCAGGCAAATCCGGCCCGTTGCGACGTCCTCGCCCAGCATCGCACCGTACATCTGCCGAACCAGCCGTCCATCCTTCAGCGAGTACACCTGTGTGCGGTTATCCTCGGTTGACGCATACAGCAGGTCGCCCACGCGATTCAATCCATTCGTGCCCGCGTAGGCCTTTGAAAGCTCCATCACCACGCTCGCCGTCGTCTTCCCTGTTCCCGCGTCCACAACCTCGATCAGACGCCCATCATCTTTCTTCTTCACGGCCGCGGCCTCGGCGGTCAGTGTCGCATCGCCTTTCACCTGCGCCTTCGCATAGCTCGAGTTCAGATGGAAGCTGAACAGCAGGTCCTTCCATCCATAGCTCGCTGTGTAGTAAGGCCTGCCTTCACTGAACGTGCGACGCCACAGCTCCGAGCCATCGTTCGGCCGATGCACGATCAGGTCCTGCGCATGCCTGCCGGCGTCCTTGGCATCTTTCCACTCGTCCAGCATCCCGTAGTCGACGGTCATGTCGCCGAGGGCATACTTCACCGGGCCCGCGTGCATGGTCTTCATCGAAGCGTCCACCAGCATCGCGTCCTGCTTCTCACGCTTGGGAAACTCCATCATCAGGTCATCGCCATTCCACGCCGCGTGAAAACCGCGCAGGTACAACATTCGCTTGCCCGTGCGCAGGTTCCACAGGCCGCCGCGCGTGCGCGTCGACATCGCCAGGTACTGTCCGTCCGGCGAGAGCGCGACAGAGTACAGCCGCGCCAATTGGCTCTCCGGCGGCTGCACGGTCGCAATGCCGTTCAGCTTGTCCACATCGATCTTCGCCAGAACAACGTGGCCGTCCCTGTTCTCTGAGGCCAGCATGCCGCCCCAGACATCCAGCGCCTCGCTCTCAGAGCCGAGCATGACGCGGCCGGCGTCGACATTGCTCAGCGATATCTGGAAGTCCTTGTAGCCATCGGACAGGACATACGAACTGCCGTCCATCGCTGAAACCGCCTTCAGCTTCGAGAACGGGAGATCTACCTTCTTCAACTGTTTCCCTTCAGGAAAGCTGTAGATGCCCGAATTTTTCGGGTCAGCGCGGTTCACTCCGGCGATGCGGTCGTTGCCTAAAAACGCATACGCTCCGGTGGCCTTGTTCATCAGCGCTCCGCCGAGCCTTACCGGCGTGCGCGTGCGCAGATCGAACGCAACCTTGCTGTCGTCCGGCCCGATCAACAAATAATTTCCATCGGGGGAAAAGCTCGACGGCACAAAGTCACCGGCTACCTCGCTGCCATCGGTGAAGTACATCAGGAACGCAAAGAAAAGGCTCGGCTGGAAGAAGTTGTTCTTCTGCCATACGACGTTGCCGCTCTCGGAATCCAGCAGCGACAGGTCCATCCAGTAGCTCTCGGGGTTGAGCGCCAGGCACACGATCGTGCGACCGTCCGGCGAGAGCTTCGTCTGCACGCACGGGTTCTTCGTCAGCGGCTCATGCACCTGCATCATCTTCTGCTGCGCGATGCTCCACTCCTCCGTGTGCAGGCCGTGGGTCGTAAACACCACGCGCTTTGAGTCCGGGCTGAACTGTGCGGCCAGCGCGTTCGGCGCGTCAATCTTGAAGTCCACCTTCAGCGGGTCGCGATCCATCACAAAGATCGTGGACTCGTCCTGGGCCAGCAGCTTCGATCCATCCGGGCTGAATCGCAGCCTGTCGAGGTCCATGCGCAGCGGGGGCGTCAGCGGAATCTCCTGCGCTCCATCGATGTGCGCCGCCTCCACGCCGCGGTTCTCGAGCACACGCTCATGCCATGCCGCGAAGCCGGCCGACTGCACTGCCTGCTGGCCGCCGCAGCCCGATGGAAGCGTGGCGATCAGCTTTTGAATCTTGCCCAGTCGCCGCTCGTTTGGCTTCGAGAAGCCAAAGAAGTTCGACAGCGTCCCGCCGCTCTTGCCCTTCGTGAAGAACATCCGGTCCCAGAACTCCGCGCTCGCCTGCGGCCTGTACCCAGCCGCGGCGATCACGTAGACGCCGATGTGGTCGGCCTCCTCCTGCTTGTCGTCGTCATCGCCCCCGCTGCTGGTGTGCGCTCGCAAGCGTGCATCGTCGAGCTGCTGAAACTTCGCAAAGATATCCGCGCGGTCGCCCACGCTGGTGACGCCCATCAGTTTTTTCAAGTCACGCGTTGTCTCGAACGCAAACTGGTGCGAGGCGATGTGCCCCATCTCATGCCCCAGCACCGACGCCAGCTCGTCGTCGCTCTTCGCCTCGGAGGCGAGCTTGCGAGTGAGATAAATTCTTCCGCCCGCCAGGCTGAAGCCGTTCACCTCCGGCGAGTCGATCAACTGCACATGAAAATGAATATGCGTGTCCGGCAATGTTGCCGCGAGGCGGTCGACAATTCCCTGCAGGTACGCATTCTCGGCCGGGTCGCGGATCAGCCGGAACTCTGATTCCACCTGGTCGGCCATCGCTTCGCCGAGCCATTCCTCCTGCTGCTCGCTGAAGAAGTTCGGGCGCAAATCCGGCGCGACCACCGGCGGCGCCCCGCACCCCACATTTTGCGAAGCAGGCTTCTGTTGAGCGACCGTGCACAGCGGCACACAAAAGACCAGGGCCGGCGCGAAGAGGCGAACCGCGTTTCGAAGCGTCATAAGGAACCGATGGAAGATCGCCGGAAGCATATCATCTGCCTCCGTTTGCGCAACCCTCCAGAATCGCGGTACCTAAGTACTGCTTCGATGCCTCGTTCGCGCGCGATTTCTCTCCGCCGCTACAAAGTCTTCGCCGGACGCTTCTTCGCCGATGGCTGCGGCGTTTCCTCTACCGCATCGCAGTAGACGCGTACCGATCGGCCGCCGAGGATCACCTTGTCGTGAACGTCGGCCCTGCAGAACGGATCGTCGACGTTCTCCGTGTCGAGAATCATCCGCCACGGGTTCTTGTTCGGCGGCTCCGGCAGTACATACTCGACTCCGCCGTCAGAGGCGTTCACAAGGATAAGGAAGCTGTCGTCAACGACTTGCTCGCCGTCCTCGTCCATCACGCCCAGCGTGCGCCCGTTGAACATCACTCCGATGGACTTGCTCCACGGCTCATTCCAGACCTGATCCGAGATCTCCTGCCCATCCGGGCCATACCAGGCAACGTCGCGTACGACAGATCCGCGGATCGTGCGGTCCTGAAAGAACCGGCGACGGTGAAGGTTAGGATGGTCCTTGCGCAGTTGGATCAGGTTTGCGGTGAACTCGAGTAACCGCTTGCTCTCGTCATCGAACTTCCAGTTGAACCATGTGAGCTCGTTGTCCTGGCAATAGCCGTTATTGTTGCCTTTCTGCGTATGCGCAACTTCATCACCGCCGAGCAGCATGGGGACGCCCTGGCTGAGCATCAGCGTAGCGAGGAAGTTGCGCATCTGCCGCTCACGAAGCATATTAATGTTCGGATCGTCGGTCGGCCCTTCGGCGCCCATGTTCCAACTGTCGTTGTTGTCAGCGCCGTCTTTGTTATCGTCTCCGTTTGCTTCATTGTGCTTGTCGTTGTAGCTGACGAGATCGCAGAGCGTGAAGCCATCGTGCGCGGTAATAAAGTTGATCGACGCCGACGGCGTGCGGCCTTCACCCTGGTACAAGTCGCTCGATCCGGTGAGGCGATACGCGAAGTCGGAGAGCTGCCCGCTGTCGCCCTTCCAGAAGCGGCGAACGTTGTCGCGATACTTACCGTTCCACTCCGCCCACAAGACCGGGAAATTTCCGACCTGGTAGCCGCCTTCTCCAACGTCCCAGGGCTCGGCGATCAGCTTGACGTCAGCGAGCGTCGGATCCTGATGGATGGTATCGAAGAAAGCGCCCAGCTTATTCACGTCGTGCAGCTCGCGCGCGAGCGTTGAGGCAAGGTCAAAGCGGAAGCCGTCGACATGCATCTCGGTGACCCAGTAACGCAGGCTGTCCATCACCATCTTGAGCACCTGCGGGTGATACATGTTCAGCGTGTTGCCCGTGCCCGTGTAGTCCATGTAGAACTCCGGGTTCTCCTGAACGGTGCGGTAGTAGGTGGTGTTATCGATGCCCTTCCAGGAGATCATCGGCCCCATCTGATTGCCTTCGCAGGTGTGGTTGTAAACCACATCGAGAATGACCTCGATTCCCTCCTGATGCAGGCGCTTCACCATGCCCTTGAACTCTGCCACCGGCTGCATGTCCGTGCCGCTGGAGCTGTAACGCGTCATCGGCGCAAAGTATCCAAGCGTGTTGTAGCCCCAGTAATTGCGCAGACCCTTGTCGGCAAGGTTCCCCTCGTCGATGAAGTAATGCACTGGCAGGAGCTCAACCGCTGTAACGCCCAGCTTCTTCAGATAGTTGATGCTCGACTCATGCGCGAGCCCCGCATACGTTCCGCGCAGATTCTTCGGAACATCCGGATTGAGCATCGAGAAGCCGCGGACATTCATCTCGTAAATAATCGAGTCGGCGATCGGCGTCTCTGGCGGGCAATCATTACCCCAATCGAAATGACCGTCGATCACGATGGCCTTGGGAACGCCCGCGGCGCTGTCCTGGTCGTCCTTCTTTTTCGGATCGCCGGACTGGACATCGTAAGGAAAGATCGGCGCCTTCCAATCGATCTCACCGCTGAGTGCTTTTGCATAGGGATCGACAAGCAGCTTTGCGGGGTTGAAACGCAGGCCCTTTTCCGGCTCCCAGGGGCCCTCCACGCGATAGCCGTAGCGCTGCCCGGGCTTGATGTTGCGGATTAAACCGTGCCACACGAACGCCGTACGCTCGCGCAGACGCACGCAATCAGTCTGGTTGCCTTGTTCGTCAAAGAAGCAGACGTGAACGGCAGTCGCCGCTTCCGAATAGAGCGCAAAGTTCGTTCCCTGGAGTGTAGGTGTCGCTCCCAGCGGATAGGGTTTTCCAGGCAAAAGTGTGCGGGTCGGCATAGGCGTGCGCCCTCCGTGAATCAGTTCAACAGGTTTCCCATGAAGAGAATTGGCCGTGTTGCCATGACGATAGATGCCGCCAGCGACGCCGGAAGCTGTCCGGACTCCGCAAGTGCGTTATTCGACCGCGAGCGTGACGTTGGTGGTATGCACTACGACATTGCCGGCGAGGTTGGTCCCGGTAGCCTGCACCACGATCGCGTAGTTGGTCACCGGCAGGACGGATTCAGGCGCTGTGCGGGCCCCGCAGCCTGTGACACCGAAGAGCCCGGCGGCGACAATCAACACCAGAAGGAGCGGAAGAGTTCGCCTGCGTCGTAGAGCGAGCAGGCAGATTGCGAGGCTGGAGGCGAATGCGAAATCCGGCCGAGGGATGGCGCGGTGCGCGGTCGTCGCAGGCGCAACAATTGTCATCGTGACCGGCGCAGTGGAGGCTCCGGGCACAACGGCCGGCGGAGAGAAGCTGATCGTCGCTCCCGCAGGCAACCCCGTGGCGCTGAACGTGACCGCACCTGTGAACGGCGATCCCTGAGAGGCAACCGAAAGCGCGAAGCTGGCAGATGACCCCGCGATCGCCGTTTGTTGCGTGTTCCCGGTCACACCGATCGTGAAGTCCGGCATGGCATTCACGGCCTCGTTGACCGTTGCCGATGTGCTCGCTCGGAAATTTGCGTCGCCCGAGTACGAGACAGAAAGTGTGTGATTG
This Acidobacteriaceae bacterium DNA region includes the following protein-coding sequences:
- a CDS encoding HAMP domain-containing sensor histidine kinase, whose amino-acid sequence is MSSATGKGFSLTPRPSRKNAKPFSSLENGPNDAGSGLQPQGKSSRVHSAAWRISLWGTVAFACGTLIIFMSLHSFVAKDIQRRTDAWISGEVETLSDVAERTPKNALYGRVVGEMAELASREVPNRPPRPGELQTAPVFFLQTGADGAPVLWAGDGDGRPYLNAIRGVNAQPDTPFDLHVADIKVPFRVAEVVIPDGSHVYLGLSERDELHVLHQMREHFMKLWALCVLLGFAIIFYTTRRMLGDVRRISEVAAHIGESDLSRRVPTSGWNDEIAQLSSTLNRMLERIEQSVHQLHTITNSLAHDLRSPLTAIRARLEIVLTRDVQEQDAESIERAINEIDRLTEILNQSLDVAEAQAHALRLEAERVDLEQLLDGMIELYRPCMSDRGLRLEFSAGQPLEVMADAALVHRMVANLLDNEMKHLPPSRTVSIALRAAGEFAEIVVEDDGPGFSPEIESELFKQGVRGSASRGYGLGLAFVQAVAGAHGGSVRAENHEGGGARLIVQLPLAARAVSTEAVVSAD
- a CDS encoding response regulator transcription factor encodes the protein MQLLLVEDDLEIQTFLRNALTEAGYHVDAAGDAKTAERLAMESRHDALIVDLGLPDQDGMALIMRLRQMGVNAPVMILSARRTVDDRVLGLEQGGDDYLTKPFALAELMARLRNLLKRNLPATEATRLRVLDLELDLLRREAIRGERVLNLTPQEFTLLEYLCRNPGRVVTRSMILDKVWGMRIQPATNVVDVHIYRLRGKVDAEGLPPLIRTLRGVGYVLRDR
- a CDS encoding D-sedoheptulose 7-phosphate isomerase, with protein sequence MLDIVRRQLQQSLDTLTRVLHDESVHKSVLEAARVTAEAMKNGHKLLVCGNGGSAADTQHVVAELVVRLTVDRPALRAIALTTDSSIFTAIGNDYGFEHIFSRQVEALGQPGDVLLAISTSGNSPNCIRALETARSIGLTTVAFTGCSGGKMAPLAGINVIVPCNVTMNIQESQLALEHIFCMLVERCYFGPDFVG
- a CDS encoding M48 family metalloprotease, coding for MLPAIFHRFLMTLRNAVRLFAPALVFCVPLCTVAQQKPASQNVGCGAPPVVAPDLRPNFFSEQQEEWLGEAMADQVESEFRLIRDPAENAYLQGIVDRLAATLPDTHIHFHVQLIDSPEVNGFSLAGGRIYLTRKLASEAKSDDELASVLGHEMGHIASHQFAFETTRDLKKLMGVTSVGDRADIFAKFQQLDDARLRAHTSSGGDDDDKQEEADHIGVYVIAAAGYRPQASAEFWDRMFFTKGKSGGTLSNFFGFSKPNERRLGKIQKLIATLPSGCGGQQAVQSAGFAAWHERVLENRGVEAAHIDGAQEIPLTPPLRMDLDRLRFSPDGSKLLAQDESTIFVMDRDPLKVDFKIDAPNALAAQFSPDSKRVVFTTHGLHTEEWSIAQQKMMQVHEPLTKNPCVQTKLSPDGRTIVCLALNPESYWMDLSLLDSESGNVVWQKNNFFQPSLFFAFLMYFTDGSEVAGDFVPSSFSPDGNYLLIGPDDSKVAFDLRTRTPVRLGGALMNKATGAYAFLGNDRIAGVNRADPKNSGIYSFPEGKQLKKVDLPFSKLKAVSAMDGSSYVLSDGYKDFQISLSNVDAGRVMLGSESEALDVWGGMLASENRDGHVVLAKIDVDKLNGIATVQPPESQLARLYSVALSPDGQYLAMSTRTRGGLWNLRTGKRMLYLRGFHAAWNGDDLMMEFPKREKQDAMLVDASMKTMHAGPVKYALGDMTVDYGMLDEWKDAKDAGRHAQDLIVHRPNDGSELWRRTFSEGRPYYTASYGWKDLLFSFHLNSSYAKAQVKGDATLTAEAAAVKKKDDGRLIEVVDAGTGKTTASVVMELSKAYAGTNGLNRVGDLLYASTEDNRTQVYSLKDGRLVRQMYGAMLGEDVATGRICLRNREDEAVVYDASGKELAHAEMGTPLRFAAFVDSGSKVALLGADQVVRMVPIRSTPPMSVASAK
- a CDS encoding glycosyltransferase family 87 protein, with the translated sequence MSSAQPNALKASPPSRPTPGAIILFLVFSFITLTIGIMALPRAGRLYDFRAFYGAGWLLLHNPHQLFSLSLQETVQNAIVCPMWRGVPFYHPAYEALLYAPLTLLSYRHAYIVFAVLNLLLLALCYTLAPRSADPRIARIPRPLLFSLCFPAFMGIAEGQDSIVFFLLICLLWRALASTRDRTAGILLALALFKVQIALALLVFLAIYLPTPRRVRLLLSFLPSAAAVALTCLLITGSRGMAAWFRLIASSSVASHLDHHAQSIIAVYPRAMPTLNGLLYVCGARLLPARASLALDLLLSAIVFALAVYLCRTASSLAVAFCATLAAAILLAPHLFLYDYVLLLLPILLLTQPHQPLLTALFYVLNYALFAIGGIDWFAFMALVPVAFLTSLLLTERSHRLHHPVPEKVTPHPLTAL